The Chitinivibrionales bacterium genome includes the window TATTTGGCTGCGGCGGAAAGAAAATGGAATTGAAATATCCGAACGGGAAGTTGCAGGAAAAGTATTACGTAAATAAGTCAGGTCAAAAAGAAGGCCCGTACGCCAGCTGGTACTGGAACGACAAGCCGCATCAAAAATGCACCTACAAAAATGGGAAACAGGAAGGACCCGACGTCCATTGGTACGAGAACGGAAAGAAATCATTGGAATGCACCTATAAAAACGGGGTGCGGGAAGGCGCATATGCCGAATGGTTTGAAAGCGGATTGAAGTCGATTGAATGCAATTACAAAAACGGGAAATTGGATGGGCCGTACGCGGAATGGCATAAAAACGGGAAGAAATCATTGGAATGCAATTATAAAAATGGCGTCCTTGAAGGGAGCTACACCGAATGGTTTGAGAACGGCACGAAATCATATGAAGGTATTTACAAAAACGGAAAGAAAGACGGTCCTTACACCTATTGGCACGAGAACGGGCGCAAGCTCGAGCAGGGCATTGACAAGAACGACAAACTGGACGGTCCTTACATCCGGTGGTATAAAAATGGAAACAAGGAGCATGAAGGCTCCTGCAAGGACGGGATAAAAACCGGCCCGTATGTCAGATATTATGAGAACGGGAAAAAACAGGAGGAATGGACCTATAAAGACGGGAATCAAGACGGACCCTATACCTTATGGTTTGACAATGGGACGAAAAAGGAGGAAGGCTTTTACAAGGACGGCCTTCGGGACGGAAAATGCACACGATGGTATGATAACGGGAACAAGCAGGAGGAATGCTCGTACAAGGGCGAGAAAAAAGACGGGCCGTCAATGAAGTGGTTTAAAAGCGGAAACAAGCAGGAGCAATGTTCCTATAAGAATGACAAAAAAGAAGGGGCGTACACGCTGTGGTTTGAAAACGGGAAAAAGCAGGAGGCGGGCTTTTACAAGGACGGCAACAGGGAAGGACGATATACAACTTGGTATGAGGATGGAAACAAGCAGTTGGAGAATTTCTACAAAGACGGAAAAATTATACGTTGATCGATTTCTTTGAGGGATTAAAATTCCGCGCCCAGCGACCAATAGTCCTTCCACGGCCCGAAAAACGTCGCGAAGTCCGTTTTCCACGCCCGGTCCCAGCGCAGCACGAAAATCCCTAGGTTCGCGCGCAGGCCCCCTCCCACGCCGCCGTAAATGTTCTTCGGCAGGGGCACGTT containing:
- a CDS encoding toxin-antitoxin system YwqK family antitoxin, translated to MKTFGPKTISRQFEKRPLTYVIMVTILSIILLFGCGGKKMELKYPNGKLQEKYYVNKSGQKEGPYASWYWNDKPHQKCTYKNGKQEGPDVHWYENGKKSLECTYKNGVREGAYAEWFESGLKSIECNYKNGKLDGPYAEWHKNGKKSLECNYKNGVLEGSYTEWFENGTKSYEGIYKNGKKDGPYTYWHENGRKLEQGIDKNDKLDGPYIRWYKNGNKEHEGSCKDGIKTGPYVRYYENGKKQEEWTYKDGNQDGPYTLWFDNGTKKEEGFYKDGLRDGKCTRWYDNGNKQEECSYKGEKKDGPSMKWFKSGNKQEQCSYKNDKKEGAYTLWFENGKKQEAGFYKDGNREGRYTTWYEDGNKQLENFYKDGKIIR